The DNA region acttaatcatgagatcacattaaacataaggacactattcttaaagtatccgtagtcgagctttagtgtgaagtgggataacattaaagcattaagactattatgtttgtagactgatgatcacatctcatggatcatggataaagagttatcaagtcttaaacataggtatgaatattaagagtaatatttataccggattgacccgctatgagaatactatatagaaagttatgcaaagtgtcataagttattctcatggtgataatggtgtataccactcttcgacctgaaaccactatggaccctagatgtagagtcgagtgctttattgttgatccaacgttgtccgtaactggataaccataaagacagttgatgggtactccacgaagcatgctaagggacatgagtgacctagatggaatttgcccatcctgcgtaacaggataaatgtctatgggcccaatattgaactggacaaggatgacacggtctatgccttgtgttcaatatagacataagggcaaaagggtaattatacacataattattatcacagatggttttgtcagatcacatgacattttcgtgtcttgggtagcagtgatgtgttgctagataccgctcactgtttattatgttaaatgcgtaatttaatataattgccaacgtcgcgaaaacctacagggtcacacacaaaggacggattgatgagagatagagtaactaaggaataccataaggtacggtgcccttaagtgaattatagaacatcgtaaggtacggtgtacttgagtagaatacgaaatatggtaaggtaccatgggcttaagtgattttgggcatattataagatatgggccaaaatacacttaagtgggcttttagcttgaagcccacacaagtggttctataaatagaacccttgtgcagaagcaaaaatttgcggttgcattattttcattttctatcactctctctctctcactcaaagccttcactcgtaccagctagcactgagattgaaggaatccgttcgtgtggactgagtagagacattgtcatcattcaacgttcgtgatcgcttcgtggatttgcatcaaaggttttgatcgtcacaagagatctgcaccaaaggtttcagtcgtcacaagaggtaaatattctatcactgatcatgaccattcgtaaggatctctaaaggagaaaatgAAGCTTACTTGGCATTATCTAATGTACATAGTGGAGCCTGTGGAGCACACTAGgcaggccataagatgaaatggttgcTTTTCAGATATGGAATGTATTGGCCCACCATGTTAAAAGATTGTATAGAGTTTGCTAAGGGTTGCCAAGAATGTCAAATACATGCAGGAATTCAACATGCTCCTGCAAGTGAGTTTCATACAATTATTAAGCCTTGGCCTTTCAGAGGGTGAGCATTAGATCtaattggggaaattcgaccCAATTCATCCAAAGGTCAAAGGTACATACTTGTAGGAAttgactatttcactaaatgggtcgaagcagtacctttagtaaatgtggatcaagaaactgttatcgaattcattcaaaggcaaatattatatagatttggaatcccagaaagtataacaacagatcaaggatcagtttttactggtcgaaagatgcaagagTTTGCAAAGGAGATGGGTTTCAAATTATTAACATCCACACCCtattatgctcaagccaatgggcaagTCGAAGCAGCCAATAAAGTAATAATTGgtttaatcaaaaaacatgtaggaaagaagccaaaaaattggcacaaaactTTAGATCAAGCGCTTTGGGCTTGTCGAACCTCCCCTAAAGAAGCTACTAACACTACACCTTTCCAACTTACATTTGGACATGATGCAGTATTACCTGTCGAAATCTACTTGCAATCAATGAGAATCCAAAGACAAGGAGAAATTCCATCTGACTTATACTGGGAAATGATAATAAATGAGCTGGTGGATTTGGACGAAGAAAGGTTGCATGCGTTAGAAGTATTAAGAAGACAAAAGGAGAGGGTAGCAAGGGCATACAATAAGAGGGTCAAAGGTAAAACCTTCATTATGAATGATTTAGTTTGGAAAGTTATATTACCTATGGATCGAAAGAATAAAGCATTAGGAAAATGGTCTCCACATTGGGAAAGACCTTTTCGAATTCTAAAAGCCTTTTCAAATAATGCATACGAAATAGAAGAACTAACAGAGGATCAAAGAATCCTAAAAGTAAATGGGAAATACTTAAAGAAGTATAAACCATTTGTGCATGAAGTTAAAATCATAACAACATAGTAAGTAAAGAACTATCATGGCCAAAATGGTGAAGATATTTAAACTCCAAACTTTGCCAAAATGGCTTTCGTCTTAATCAAATTACAAATGAACAAGAGTCGAATAGAACAAATACAGGTGGAAATCAAAAAGGAATAGTGGCCCTCATTCGATCATACTTTTTCTTCGCCAAGCCAACCTTGTACTGAACAACCGCTTGAATCCCTCTGAGGtgtgcaatatcttcattcaTAGCAGTAGCCTTTTCGACGTGATCTACGCTCTGCTTCGCCAGATCATCAGCTTCAATATTATCCAAGCCTTGGATAACAGCCTGCTTCGCCTTAGCATCAGAAATCTTCTTCTGCAATTCTGCAATATGAGATTCCCAAAGTCGTATCGAAGCAGTATAAGTGTCGAATTCTGCTTGGGCTGATTTTCTGGAAGCGGCTAACTCCTCAGAAGCTT from Lathyrus oleraceus cultivar Zhongwan6 chromosome 1, CAAS_Psat_ZW6_1.0, whole genome shotgun sequence includes:
- the LOC127087216 gene encoding uncharacterized protein LOC127087216; the protein is MQEFAKEMGFKLLTSTPYYAQANGQVEAANKVIIGLIKKHVGKKPKNWHKTLDQALWACRTSPKEATNTTPFQLTFGHDAVLPVEIYLQSMRIQRQGEIPSDLYWEMIINELVDLDEERLHALEVLRRQKERVARAYNKRVKGKTFIMNDLVWKVILPMDRKNKALGKWSPHWERPFRILKAFSNNAYEIEELTEDQRILKVNGKYLKKYKPFVHEVKIITT